In Pseudomonas fluorescens, the following are encoded in one genomic region:
- a CDS encoding divergent polysaccharide deacetylase family protein — protein sequence MLLRLLIGLLCCLAGVAHAEPAGSTPHKAYLSLIIDDLGQNLPRDRRVLALPGPVTTAIMPDTPHATEFAREAHRAGKIVILHMPMDPATGPFAWHPELPVDELEKRLNAAFKMVPYTSGINNHMGSRMTAQPAAMAWLMADLQRRHKFFVDSRTSAQTVAAAQAQKIGLASVSRDVFLDDERTEAAILTQLQTAISLAHRQGSAVMIGHPYPQTLAVLERELPKLKAQGIEWIDIRQMISVRGNRATAAHGKDGQYRLPTTR from the coding sequence ATGCTTCTGCGGTTGCTGATCGGTCTGTTGTGTTGTCTGGCGGGTGTTGCTCACGCAGAACCCGCCGGATCGACACCCCACAAAGCCTACCTGAGCCTGATCATCGATGACCTGGGGCAGAACCTGCCCCGGGATCGCCGCGTGCTCGCCCTGCCCGGCCCGGTGACCACGGCAATCATGCCCGACACGCCCCACGCCACCGAATTCGCCCGCGAAGCCCATCGCGCCGGCAAGATCGTCATCCTGCACATGCCCATGGATCCGGCCACCGGACCGTTCGCCTGGCATCCCGAGTTGCCCGTCGACGAGCTGGAAAAACGCCTGAACGCTGCGTTCAAAATGGTCCCGTACACCAGCGGCATCAACAATCACATGGGCAGCCGCATGACCGCACAGCCAGCCGCCATGGCGTGGTTGATGGCGGATTTGCAGCGCCGGCATAAATTCTTCGTCGACAGTCGCACCAGCGCCCAGACCGTGGCCGCAGCCCAAGCGCAGAAGATCGGTTTGGCGAGCGTTTCGCGGGATGTGTTTCTCGACGATGAGCGTACTGAAGCAGCGATCCTGACCCAGTTGCAGACAGCGATCAGCCTCGCGCACAGACAGGGCTCGGCGGTGATGATCGGGCATCCGTATCCGCAGACATTGGCGGTGCTGGAACGCGAACTGCCCAAGCTCAAGGCTCAGGGGATCGAGTGGATTGATATCCGGCAGATGATCAGTGTGCGTGGCAATCGGGCGACGGCTGCGCATGGCAAGGATGGCCAGTACCGCCTCCCGACCACCCGGTAA
- a CDS encoding ABC transporter substrate-binding protein, protein MLKRFLLVLASASLLLINGAHAAESPDTDLVLLTENFPPYNMAKNGKNFAQDENINGIATDIVREMFKRADITYSLTLRFPWERIYKLTLEKPGYGVFVMARLPDREKLFKWVGPIGPDDWIMLAKADSKITLETLNDARKYKIGAYKGDAIAETLAKQGLNPIVVLRDQDNARKLVNGQIDLWATGDPAGRYLARQEGVNGLKTVLRFNSAELYLALNKDVPDETVAKLQAALDQMRKEGVVDDIMAKYL, encoded by the coding sequence ATGCTTAAACGCTTTCTTCTCGTTCTCGCCAGTGCTTCTCTGTTGCTCATCAACGGGGCGCACGCTGCCGAAAGCCCCGATACCGATCTGGTGTTGCTGACGGAGAACTTCCCGCCGTACAACATGGCGAAGAACGGCAAGAACTTCGCTCAGGACGAGAACATCAATGGCATCGCCACCGATATCGTCCGCGAGATGTTCAAACGCGCCGACATTACCTACAGCCTGACGCTGCGTTTCCCTTGGGAGCGAATCTACAAACTCACCCTGGAGAAACCCGGTTACGGCGTATTCGTCATGGCCCGGTTGCCGGATCGCGAGAAGCTATTCAAGTGGGTCGGCCCGATTGGCCCGGACGACTGGATCATGCTCGCCAAGGCTGACAGCAAGATCACCCTCGAAACCTTGAATGACGCGCGCAAATACAAGATCGGCGCCTACAAGGGCGATGCGATTGCCGAGACTCTGGCCAAGCAAGGCCTCAACCCGATCGTTGTGCTGCGTGATCAGGACAACGCCAGGAAGCTGGTCAACGGCCAGATCGACCTGTGGGCCACCGGTGACCCGGCCGGGCGCTATCTGGCGCGCCAGGAAGGGGTTAACGGGTTGAAAACCGTACTGCGTTTCAACAGTGCCGAACTTTACCTGGCACTGAACAAGGACGTGCCGGACGAGACGGTGGCCAAGCTCCAGGCGGCGCTGGATCAGATGCGCAAGGAAGGCGTGGTGGACGACATCATGGCGAAGTATCTGTAA
- a CDS encoding trypsin-like peptidase domain-containing protein — MKYLSFFFAGLIGLLAISAVQARDLGEGAVNDSPSRALQNSEHLYEIWSGVGRLSLQSGETCSAVLLDTRNRQGRATGPAYLLTSGHCVFFQYGSARTNLPLKASVTFHYFHDTPQRKRRYAIRTARWSSLVGTDLAVLEVDATLASLIQAGVNPLKLASHQIYESQDALNIGAPNGFTEHGLRLSACAEQTAGTFIDHPGVFPLAMKNSCDLHAGSSGSPMLNRRTNEITGIVSKVVVSRNTPAPPGCEHSTSCRAARFNYSYSANFLHKCFIDGVFTSDGANCSLEPVELTVTEPWKLKSYVHRTQNPDGQIVLPTWDFRFSLEAPFYRYKTAHNARDCYAPDNYSAAISAEDAYINTEIGPQSGAHALCIIGISSGEQHLTRATLNNVFTSAVYLSATPAAPSQVVSK, encoded by the coding sequence ATGAAATATCTCAGCTTCTTCTTCGCAGGCCTGATTGGCCTGCTGGCTATTTCCGCAGTGCAGGCCCGCGACCTGGGCGAAGGCGCCGTCAACGATTCACCGTCGAGAGCTTTGCAAAACAGCGAACATCTTTATGAAATCTGGAGCGGTGTGGGACGACTCAGCCTCCAATCGGGCGAGACCTGCAGCGCCGTTCTACTGGATACGCGGAACAGACAAGGCCGAGCCACTGGCCCTGCTTATCTGCTCACCAGTGGTCATTGCGTATTCTTTCAGTACGGTTCGGCGCGGACCAATCTGCCTTTGAAAGCCAGCGTCACCTTCCACTACTTTCATGACACGCCTCAGCGTAAGCGCCGATACGCCATCCGGACCGCCCGATGGAGCAGTCTGGTCGGGACCGATCTTGCAGTACTCGAGGTCGACGCGACATTGGCGTCGCTGATCCAGGCCGGGGTCAATCCGCTCAAGCTGGCGTCCCATCAAATCTACGAGAGTCAGGATGCGCTTAACATTGGCGCGCCGAACGGCTTTACCGAACACGGGCTTCGATTGAGCGCCTGTGCTGAACAAACTGCCGGAACATTCATCGATCACCCTGGGGTGTTCCCTTTGGCCATGAAAAACAGCTGCGATCTTCACGCTGGCAGCTCCGGTAGTCCGATGCTGAACCGCCGCACCAACGAAATCACCGGCATCGTCAGTAAAGTCGTGGTTTCGCGCAATACACCAGCGCCGCCTGGCTGTGAGCACTCGACGTCTTGCAGGGCCGCCCGCTTCAACTACAGCTACTCTGCCAACTTCCTGCACAAGTGCTTTATTGACGGTGTCTTCACCAGCGATGGGGCAAACTGTTCGTTGGAGCCGGTCGAGCTGACTGTCACGGAGCCCTGGAAGCTCAAGTCATACGTTCATAGAACGCAAAACCCGGATGGGCAGATCGTATTGCCTACGTGGGACTTCAGGTTCTCCCTCGAGGCGCCCTTCTATCGCTACAAAACGGCCCATAACGCCAGGGACTGCTATGCTCCCGACAATTACAGCGCCGCCATCAGCGCTGAAGACGCTTACATCAATACAGAAATCGGGCCACAAAGCGGCGCACATGCACTTTGCATTATCGGCATCAGTTCCGGGGAACAGCACCTGACAAGGGCGACATTGAATAACGTGTTTACAAGTGCCGTGTACTTGAGCGCTACGCCAGCCGCTCCGTCTCAGGTTGTATCGAAGTGA